Proteins encoded together in one Argiope bruennichi chromosome 1, qqArgBrue1.1, whole genome shotgun sequence window:
- the LOC129985080 gene encoding pneumococcal serine-rich repeat protein-like isoform X2 → MLWFTTVAFLLGLLGAVSSQSVAVTAVPSVFSSPNLASGFLQCLTFGIGNSPAFPTQEQQDLDAIAQVILNAVSSNTGATASARAQALSTALASSLTDLLIAESAESNYSNQLSELTGILSDCFIQTTGSDNPAFVSRIQSLISVLSQNADTNIISSAGIPSVSGRRGAGGLGFDNTARQSASSAASQASASSFAQASSASLAASSSFSSAFSSANSLSALGNVAYQLGFNVANTLGIGNAPGLGNALSQAVSSVGVGASSSTYANAVSNAVGQFLAGQGILNAANAGSLASSFASALSASAASVASSAAAQSASQSQAAASAFSRAASQSASQSAARSGAQSSSTTTTTSASGSQAASQSSSSAASQASASSFAQASSASLAASSSFSSAFSSANSLSALGNVAYQLGFNVANTLGIGNAPGLGNALSQAVSSVGVGASSSTYANAVSNAVGQFLAGQGILNAANAGSLASSFASALSASAASVASSAAAQSASQSQAAASAFSRAASQSASQSAARSGAQSSSTTTTTSASGSQAASQSASSAASQASASSFAQASSASLAASSSFSSAFSSANSLSALGNVAYQLGFNVANTLGIGNAPGLGNALSQAVSSVGVGASSSTYANAVSNAVGQFLAGQGILNAANAGSLASSFASALSASAASVASSAAAQSASQSQAAASAFSRAASQSASQSAARSGAQSSSTTTTTSASGSQAASQSASSAASQASASSFAQASSASLAASSSFSSAFSSANSLSALGNVAYQLGFNVANTLGIGNAPGLGNALSQAVSSVGVGASSSTYANAVSNAVGQFLAGQGILNAANAGSLASSFASALSASAASVASSAAAQSASQSQAAASAFSRAASQSASQSAARSGAQSSSTTTTTSASGSQAASQSASSAASQASASSFAQASSASLAASSSFSSAFSSANSLSALGNVAYQLGFNVANTLGIGNAPGLGNALSQAVSSVGVGASSSTYANAVSNAVGQFLAGQGILNAANAGSLASSFASALSASAASVASSAAAQSASQSQAAASAFSRAASQSASQSAARSVAQSSSTTTTTSASGSQAASQSASSAASQASASSFAQASSASLAASSSFSSAFSSANSLSALGNVAYQLGFNVANTLGIGNAPGLGNALSQAVSSVGVGASSSTYANAVSNAVGQFLAGQGILNAANAGSLASSFASALSASAASVASSAAAQSASQSQAAASAFSRAASQSASQSAARSGAQSSSTTTTTSASGSQAASQSASSAASQASASSFAQASSASLAASSSFSSAFSSANSLSALGNVAYQLGFNVANTLGIGNAPSLGNALSQAVSSVGVGASSSTYANAVSNAVGQFLAGQGILNAANAGSLASSFASALSASAASVASSAAAQSASQSQAAASAFSRAASQSASQSAARSGAQSSSTTTTTSASGSQAASQSASSAASQASASSFAQASSASLAASSSFSSAFSSANSLSALGNVAYQLGFNVANTLGIGNAPGLGNALSQAVSSVGVGASSSTYANAVSNAVGQFLAGQGILNAANAGSLASSFASALSASAASVASSAAAQSASQSQAAASAFSRAASQSASQSAARSGAQSSSTTTTTSASGSQAASQSASSAASQASASSFAQASSASLAASSSFSSAFSSANSLSALGNVAYQLGFNVANTLGIGNAPGLGNALSQAVSSVGVGASSSTYANAVSNAVGQFLAGQGILNAANAGSLASSFASALSASAASVASSAAAQSASQSQAAASAFSRAASQSASQSAARSGAQSSSTTTTTSASGSQAASQSASSAASQASASSFAQASSASLAASSSFSSAFSSANSLSALGNVAYQLGFNVANTLGIGNAPGLGNALSQAVSSVGVGASSSTYANAVSNAVGQFLAGQGILNAANAGSLASSFASALSASAASVASSAAAQSASQSQAAASAFSRAALQSASQSAARSGAQSSSTTTTTSASGSQAASQSASSAASQASASSFAQASSASLAASSSFSSAFSSANSLSALGNVAYQLGFNVANTLGIGNAPGLGNALSQAVSSVGVGASSSTYANAVSNAVGQFLAGQGILNAANAGSLASSFASALSASAASVASSAAAQSASQSQAAASAFSRAASQSASQSAARSGAQSSSTTTTTSASGSQAASQSASSAASQASASSFAQASSASLAASSSFSSAFSSANSLSALGNVAYQLGFNVANTLGIGNAPGLGNALSQAVSSVGVGASSSTYANAVSNAVGQFLAGQGILNAANAGSLASSFASALSASAASVASSAAAQSASQSQAAASAFSRAASQSASQSAARSGAQSSSTTTTTSASGSQVASQSASSAASQASASSFAQASSASLAASSSFSSALSSANSLSALGNVAYQLGFNVANTLGIGNAPGLGNALSQAVSSVGVGASSSTYANAVSNAVGQFLAGQGILNAANAGSLASSFASALSASAASVASSAAAQSASQSQAAASAFSRAASQSASQSAARSGAQSSSTTTTTSASGSQAASQSASSAASQASASSFAQASSASLAASSSFSSAFSSANSLSALGNVAYQLGFNVANTLGIGNAPGLGNALSQAVSSVGVGASSSTYANAVSNAVGQFLAGQGILNAANAGSLASSFASALSASAASVASSAAAQSASQSQAAASAFSRAASQSASQSAARSGAQSSSTTTTTSASGSQAASQSASSAASQASASSFAQASSASLAASSSFSSAFSSANSLSALGNVAYQLGFNVANTLGIGNAPGLGNALSQAVSSVGVGASSSTYANAVSNAVGQFLAGQGILNAANAGSLASSFASALSASAASVASSAAAQSASQSQAAASAFSRAASQSASQSAARSGAQSSSTTTTTSASGSQAASQFASSAASQASASSFAQASSASLAASSSFSSAFSSANSLSALGNVAYQLGFNVANTLGIGNAPGLGNALSQAVSSVGVGASSSTYANAVSNAVGQFLAGQGILNAANAGSLASSFASALSASAASVASSAAAQSASQSQAAASAFSRAASQSASQSAARSGAQSSSTTTTTSASGSQAASQSASSAASQASASSFAQASSASLAASSSFSSAFSSANSLSALGNVAYQLGFNVANTLGIGNAPGLGNALSQAVSSVGVGASSSTYANAVSNAVGQFLAGQGILNAGNAGSLASSFANALSNSALSVGSRVSSPSYVALSPIAAGPNFISTGLNVGVASVGRPFASLSQSLPTSFQTALAPIVSSSGLGSSAATARVSSLANSIASAISSSGGSLSVPTFLNLLSSVGAQVSSSSSLSSSEVTTQVLLEAIAALLQVINGAQIASVNFSNVSNVNRALVDSLVGPFA, encoded by the exons ATGTTGTGGTTCACTACAGTAGCGTTCCTCTTAGGCCTTTTAGGAGCAGTGTCGTCTCAATCAGTTGCAGTTACCGCCGTCCCCTCAGTCTTCAGCAGTCCAAATTTGGCCAGCGGCTTCCTCCAGTGTCTCACATTTGGAATCGGCAATTCCCCCGCATTTCCTACTCAAGAACAACAAGACTTGGATGCCATTGCCCAGGTGATACTCAATGCCGTTTCAAGCAACACTGGCGCCACAGCATCGGCCAGAGCTCAAGCTTTAAGTACAGCGCTTGCATCTTCTCTGACAGATCTGCTCATTGCAGAGTCCGCAGAAAGCAATTACAGCAATCAGCTGTCTGAACTAACAGGAATTCTCTCCGACTGTTTTATCCAAACTACTGGATCGGACAACCCAGCATTTGTGTCCAGAATTCAATCTCTCATTTCAGTGCTTTCCCAGAATGCAGATACAAATATAATTTCCTCAGCGGGGATACCTTCAGTGTCAGGAAGGAGGGGAGCAGGTGGATTAGGATTCGATAACACCGCAAGACAGTCCGCAAGCAGCGCTGCCTCGCAAGCAAGTGCCTCTTCATTCGCACAAGCATCCTCTGCTTCCCTTGCAGCCTCAAGTTCTTTCTCTAGTGCCTTCTCTTCGGCCAATTCCCTCTCAGCTCTCGGCAACGTTGCTTATCAATTAGGCTTCAACGTAGCTAACACTCTCGGTATCGGCAACGCTCCAGGCCTCGGTAATGCCTTGTCTCAAGCTGTCTCTTCAGTCGGCGTTGGAGCCAGTTCCAGCACGTACGCTAATGCCGTTTCCAATGCAGTTGGACAATTCTTAGCCGGTCAGGGTATTTTGAACGCAGCCAATGCAGGTTCCCTTGCCTCCTCCTTTGCCAGTGCTCTCTCAGCATCCGCAGCATCCGTCGCATCCTCTGCAGCTGCGCAATCAGCATCCCAGAGTCAAGCAGCTGCCTCGGCATTCAGTCGAGCGGCGTCGCAGAGCGCCAGCCAGAGTGCTGCCCGATCCGGTGCTCAGAGCTcttccaccaccaccaccacatcCGCCTCCGGAAGTCAAGCCGCAAGCCAGTCCTCAAGCAGCGCTGCCTCGCAAGCAAGTGCCTCTTCATTCGCACAAGCATCCTCTGCTTCCCTTGCAGCCTCAAGTTCTTTCTCCAGTGCCTTCTCATCGGCCAATTCCCTCTCAGCTCTCGGCAACGTTGCTTATCAATTAGGCTTCAACGTAGCTAACACTCTCGGTATCGGCAACGCTCCAGGCCTCGGTAATGCCTTATCTCAAGCTGTCTCTTCAGTCGGCGTTGGAGCCAGTTCCAGCACGTACGCTAATGCCGTTTCCAATGCAGTTGGACAATTCTTAGCCGGTCAGGGTATTTTGAACGCAGCCAATGCAGGTTCCCTTGCCTCCTCCTTTGCCAGTGCTCTCTCAGCATCCGCAGCATCCGTCGCATCCTCTGCAGCTGCGCAATCAGCATCCCAGAGTCAAGCAGCTGCCTCGGCATTCAGTCGAGCGGCGTCGCAGAGCGCCAGCCAGAGTGCTGCCCGATCCGGTGCTCAGAGCTcttccaccaccaccaccacatcCGCCTCCGGAAGTCAAGCCGCAAGCCAGTCCGCAAGCAGCGCTGCCTCGCAAGCAAGTGCCTCTTCATTCGCACAAGCATCCTCTGCTTCCCTTGCAGCCTCAAGTTCTTTCTCCAGTGCCTTCTCTTCGGCCAATTCCCTCTCAGCTCTCGGCAACGTTGCTTATCAATTAGGCTTCAACGTAGCTAACACTCTCGGTATCGGCAACGCTCCAGGCCTCGGTAATGCCTTATCTCAAGCTGTCTCTTCAGTCGGCGTTGGAGCCAGTTCCAGCACGTACGCTAATGCCGTTTCCAATGCAGTTGGACAATTCTTAGCCGGTCAGGGTATTTTGAACGCGGCCAATGCAGGTTCCCTTGCCTCCTCCTTTGCCAGTGCTCTCTCAGCATCCGCAGCATCCGTCGCATCCTCTGCAGCTGCACAATCAGCATCCCAGAGTCAAGCAGCTGCCTCGGCATTCAGTCGAGCGGCGTCGCAGAGCGCCAGCCAGAGTGCTGCCCGATCCGGTGCTCAGAGCTcttccaccaccaccaccacatcCGCCTCCGGAAGTCAAGCCGCAAGCCAGTCCGCAAGCAGCGCTGCCTCGCAAGCAAGTGCCTCTTCATTCGCACAAGCATCCTCTGCTTCCCTTGCAGCCTCAAGTTCTTTCTCCAGTGCCTTCTCTTCGGCCAATTCCCTCTCAGCTCTCGGCAACGTTGCTTATCAATTAGGCTTCAACGTAGCTAACACTCTCGGTATCGGCAACGCTCCAGGCCTCGGTAATGCCTTATCTCAAGCTGTCTCTTCAGTCGGCGTTGGAGCCAGTTCCAGCACGTACGCTAATGCCGTTTCCAATGCAGTTGGACAATTCTTAGCCGGTCAGGGTATTTTGAACGCGGCCAATGCAGGTTCCCTTGCCTCCTCCTTTGCCAGTGCTCTCTCAGCATCCGCAGCATCCGTCGCATCCTCTGCAGCTGCGCAATCAGCATCCCAGAGTCAAGCAGCTGCCTCGGCATTCAGTCGAGCGGCGTCGCAGAGCGCCAGCCAGAGTGCTGCCCGATCCGGTGCTCAGAGCTcttccaccaccaccaccacatcCGCCTCCGGAAGTCAAGCCGCAAGCCAGTCCGCAAGCAGCGCTGCCTCGCAAGCAAGTGCCTCTTCATTCGCACAAGCATCCTCTGCTTCCCTTGCAGCCTCAAGTTCTTTCTCCAGTGCCTTCTCTTCGGCAAATTCCCTCTCAGCTCTCGGCAACGTTGCTTATCAATTAGGCTTCAACGTAGCTAACACTCTCGGTATCGGCAACGCTCCAGGCCTCGGTAATGCCTTATCTCAAGCTGTCTCTTCAGTCGGCGTTGGAGCCAGTTCCAGCACGTACGCTAATGCCGTTTCCAATGCAGTTGGACAATTCTTAGCCGGTCAGGGTATTTTGAACGCGGCCAATGCAGGTTCCCTTGCCTCCTCCTTTGCCAGTGCTCTCTCAGCATCCGCAGCATCCGTCGCATCCTCTGCAGCTGCACAATCAGCATCCCAGAGTCAAGCAGCTGCCTCGGCATTCAGTCGAGCGGCGTCGCAGAGCGCCAGCCAGAGTGCTGCCCGATCCGTTGCTCAGAGCTcttccaccaccaccaccacatcCGCCTCCGGAAGTCAAGCCGCAAGCCAGTCCGCAAGCAGCGCTGCCTCGCAAGCAAGTGCCTCTTCATTCGCACAAGCATCCTCTGCTTCCCTTGCAGCCTCAAGTTCTTTCTCCAGTGCCTTCTCTTCGGCCAATTCCCTCTCAGCTCTCGGCAACGTTGCTTATCAATTAGGCTTCAACGTAGCTAACACTCTCGGTATCGGCAACGCTCCAGGCCTCGGTAATGCCTTATCTCAAGCTGTCTCTTCAGTCGGCGTTGGAGCCAGTTCCAGCACGTACGCTAATGCCGTTTCCAATGCAGTTGGACAATTCTTAGCCGGTCAGGGTATTTTGAACGCGGCCAATGCAGGTTCCCTTGCCTCCTCCTTTGCCAGTGCTCTCTCAGCATCCGCAGCATCTGTCGCATCCTCTGCAGCTGCGCAATCAGCATCCCAGAGTCAAGCAGCTGCCTCGGCATTCAGTCGAGCGGCGTCGCAGAGCGCCAGCCAGAGTGCTGCCCGATCAGGTGCTCAGAGCTcttccaccaccaccaccacatcCGCCTCCGGAAGTCAAGCCGCAAGCCAGTCCGCAAGCAGCGCTGCCTCGCAAGCAAGTGCCTCTTCATTCGCACAAGCATCCTCTGCTTCCCTTGCAGCCTCAAGTTCTTTCTCCAGTGCCTTCTCTTCGGCCAATTCCCTCTCAGCTCTCGGCAACGTTGCTTATCAATTAGGCTTCAACGTAGCTAACACTCTCGGTATCGGCAACGCTCCAAGCCTCGGTAATGCCTTATCTCAAGCTGTCTCTTCAGTCGGCGTTGGAGCCAGTTCCAGCACGTACGCTAATGCCGTTTCCAATGCAGTTGGACAATTCTTAGCCGGTCAGGGTATTTTGAACGCGGCCAATGCAGGTTCCCTTGCCTCCTCCTTTGCCAGTGCTCTCTCAGCATCCGCAGCATCCGTCGCATCCTCTGCAGCTGCGCAATCAGCATCCCAGAGTCAAGCAGCTGCCTCGGCATTCAGTCGAGCGGCGTCGCAGAGCGCCAGCCAGAGTGCTGCCCGATCCGGTGCTCAGAGCTcttccaccaccaccaccacatcCGCCTCCGGAAGTCAAGCCGCAAGCCAGTCCGCAAGCAGCGCTGCCTCGCAAGCAAGTGCCTCTTCATTCGCACAAGCATCCTCTGCTTCCCTTGCAGCCTCAAGTTCTTTCTCCAGTGCCTTCTCTTCGGCCAATTCCCTCTCAGCTCTCGGCAACGTTGCTTATCAATTAGGCTTCAACGTAGCTAACACTCTCGGTATCGGCAACGCTCCAGGCCTCGGTAATGCCTTATCTCAAGCTGTCTCTTCAGTCGGCGTTGGAGCCAGTTCCAGCACGTACGCTAATGCCGTTTCCAATGCAGTTGGACAATTCTTAGCCGGTCAGGGTATTTTGAACGCGGCCAATGCAGGTTCCCTTGCCTCCTCCTTTGCCAGTGCTCTCTCAGCATCCGCAGCATCCGTCGCATCCTCTGCAGCTGCACAATCAGCATCCCAGAGTCAAGCAGCTGCCTCGGCATTCAGTCGAGCGGCGTCGCAGAGCGCCAGCCAGAGTGCTGCCCGATCCG GTGCTCAGAGCTcttccaccaccaccaccacatcCGCCTCCGGAAGTCAAGCCGCAAGCCAGTCCGCAAGCAGCGCTGCCTCGCAAGCAAGTGCCTCTTCATTCGCACAAGCATCCTCTGCTTCCCTTGCAGCCTCAAGTTCTTTCTCCAGTGCCTTCTCTTCGGCCAATTCCCTCTCAGCTCTCGGCAACGTTGCTTATCAATTAGGCTTCAACGTAGCTAACACTCTCGGTATCGGCAACGCTCCAGGCCTCGGTAATGCCTTATCTCAAGCTGTCTCTTCAGTCGGCGTTGGAGCCAGTTCCAGCACGTACGCTAATGCCGTTTCCAATGCAGTTGGACAATTCTTAGCCGGTCAGGGTATTTTGAACGCGGCCAATGCAGGTTCCCTTGCCTCCTCCTTTGCCAGTGCTCTCTCAGCATCCGCAGCATCCGTCGCATCCTCTGCAGCTGCGCAATCAGCATCCCAGAGTCAAGCAGCTGCCTCGGCATTCAGTCGAGCGGCGTCGCAGAGCGCCAGCCAGAGTGCTGCCCGATCCGGTGCTCAGAGCTcttccaccaccaccaccacatcCGCCTCCGGAAGTCAAGCCGCAAGCCAGTCCGCAAGCAGCGCTGCCTCGCAAGCAAGTGCCTCTTCATTCGCACAAGCATCCTCTGCTTCCCTTGCAGCCTCAAGTTCTTTCTCCAGTGCCTTCTCTTCGGCCAATTCCCTCTCAGCTCTCGGCAACGTTGCTTATCAATTAGGCTTCAACGTAGCTAACACTCTCGGTATCGGCAACGCTCCAGGCCTCGGTAATGCCTTATCTCAAGCTGTCTCTTCAGTCGGCGTTGGAGCCAGTTCCAGCACGTACGCTAATGCCGTTTCCAATGCAGTTGGACAATTCTTAGCCGGTCAGGGTATTTTGAACGCGGCCAATGCAGGTTCCCTTGCCTCCTCCTTTGCCAGTGCTCTCTCAGCATCCGCAGCATCCGTCGCATCCTCTGCAGCTGCGCAATCAGCATCCCAGAGTCAAGCAGCTGCCTCGGCATTCAGTCGAGCGGCGTTGCAGAGCGCCAGCCAGAGTGCTGCCCGATCCGGTGCTCAGAGCTcttccaccaccaccaccacatcCGCCTCCGGAAGTCAAGCCGCAAGCCAGTCCGCAAGCAGCGCTGCCTCGCAAGCAAGTGCCTCTTCATTCGCACAAGCATCCTCTGCTTCCCTTGCAGCCTCAAGTTCTTTCTCCAGTGCCTTCTCTTCGGCCAATTCCCTCTCAGCTCTCGGCAACGTTGCTTATCAATTAGGCTTCAACGTAGCTAACACTCTCGGTATCGGCAACGCTCCAGGCCTCGGTAATGCCTTATCTCAAGCTGTCTCTTCAGTCGGCGTTGGAGCCAGTTCCAGCACGTACGCTAATGCCGTTTCCAATGCAGTTGGACAATTCTTAGCCGGTCAGGGTATTTTGAACGCGGCCAATGCAGGTTCCCTTGCCTCCTCCTTTGCCAGTGCTCTCTCAGCATCCGCAGCATCCGTCGCATCCTCTGCAGCTGCGCAATCAGCATCCCAGAGTCAAGCAGCTGCCTCGGCATTCAGTCGAGCGGCGTCGCAGAGCGCCAGCCAGAGTGCTGCCCGATCCGGTGCTCAGAGCTcttccaccaccaccaccacatcCGCCTCCGGAAGTCAAGCCGCAAGCCAGTCCGCAAGCAGCGCTGCCTCGCAAGCAAGTGCCTCTTCATTCGCACAAGCATCCTCTGCTTCCCTTGCAGCCTCAAGTTCTTTCTCCAGTGCCTTCTCTTCGGCCAATTCCCTCTCAGCTCTCGGCAACGTTGCTTATCAATTAGGCTTCAACGTAGCTAACACTCTCGGTATCGGCAACGCTCCAGGCCTCGGTAATGCCTTATCTCAAGCTGTCTCTTCAGTCGGCGTTGGAGCCAGTTCCAGCACGTACGCTAATGCCGTTTCCAATGCAGTTGGACAATTCTTAGCCGGTCAGGGTATTTTGAACGCGGCCAATGCAGGTTCCCTTGCCTCCTCCTTTGCCAGTGCTCTCTCAGCATCCGCAGCATCCGTCGCATCCTCTGCAGCTGCGCAATCAGCATCCCAGAGTCAAGCAGCTGCCTCGGCATTCAGTCGAGCGGCGTCGCAGAGCGCCAGCCAGAGTGCTGCCCGATCAGGTGCTCAGAGCTcttccaccaccaccaccacatcCGCCTCCGGAAGTCAAGTCGCAAGCCAGTCCGCAAGCAGCGCTGCCTCGCAAGCAAGTGCCTCTTCATTCGCACAAGCATCCTCTGCTTCCCTTGCAGCCTCAAGTTCTTTCTCCAGTGCCCTCTCTTCGGCAAATTCCCTCTCAGCTCTCGGCAACGTTGCTTATCAATTAGGCTTCAACGTAGCTAACACTCTCGGTATCGGCAACGCTCCAGGCCTCGGTAATGCCTTATCTCAAGCTGTCTCTTCAGTCGGCGTTGGAGCCAGTTCCAGCACGTACGCTAATGCCGTTTCCAATGCAGTTGGACAATTCTTAGCCGGTCAGGGTATTTTGAACGCGGCCAATGCAGGTTCCCTTGCCTCCTCCTTTGCCAGTGCTCTCTCAGCATCCGCAGCATCCGTCGCATCCTCTGCAGCTGCACAATCAGCATCCCAGAGTCAAGCAGCTGCCTCGGCATTCAGTCGAGCGGCGTCGCAGAGCGCCAGCCAGAGTGCTGCCCGATCCGGTGCTCAGAGCTcttccaccaccaccaccacatcCGCCTCCGGAAGTCAAGCCGCAAGCCAGTCCGCAAGCAGCGCTGCCTCGCAAGCAAGTGCCTCTTCATTCGCACAAGCATCCTCTGCTTCCCTTGCAGCCTCAAGTTCTTTCTCCAGTGCCTTCTCTTCGGCCAATTCCCTCTCAGCTCTCGGCAACGTTGCTTATCAATTAGGCTTCAACGTAGCTAACACTCTCGGTATCGGCAACGCTCCAGGCCTCGGTAATGCCTTATCTCAAGCTGTCTCTTCAGTCGGCGTTGGAGCCAGTTCCAGCACGTACGCTAATGCCGTTTCCAATGCAGTTGGACAATTCTTAGCCGGTCAGGGTATTTTGAACGCGGCCAATGCAGGTTCCCTTGCCTCCTCCTTTGCCAGTGCTCTCTCAGCATCCGCAGCTTCCGTCGCATCCTCTGCAGCTGCGCAATCAGCATCCCAAAGTCAAGCAGCTGCCTCGGCATTCAGTCGAGCGGCGTCGCAGAGCGCCAGCCAGAGTGCTGCCCGATCAGGTGCTCAGAGCTcttccaccaccaccaccacatcCGCCTCCGGAAGTCAAGCCGCAAGCCAGTCCGCAAGCAGCGCTGCCTCGCAAGCAAGTGCCTCTTCATTCGCACAAGCATCCTCTGCTTCCCTTGCAGCCTCAAGTTCTTTCTCCAGTGCCTTCTCTTCGGCCAATTCCCTCTCAGCTCTCGGCAACGTTGCTTATCAATTAGGCTTCAACGTAGCTAACACTCTCGGTATCGGCAACGCTCCAGGCCTCGGTAATGCCTTGTCTCAAGCTGTCTCTTCAGTCGGCGTTGGAGCCAGTTCCAGCACGTACGCTAATGCCGTTTCCAATGCAGTTGGACAATTCTTAGCCGGTCAGGGTATTTTGAACGCGGCCAATGCAGGTTCCCTTGCCTCCTCCTTTGCCAGTGCTCTCTCAGCATCCGCAGCATCCGTCGCATCCTCTGCAGCTGCGCAATCAGCATCCCAGAGTCAAGCAGCTGCCTCGGCATTCAGTCGAGCGGCGTCGCAGAGCGCCAGCCAGAGTGCTGCCCGATCAGGTGCTCAGAGCTcttccaccaccaccaccacatcCGCCTCCGGAAGTCAAGCCGCAAGTCAGTTCGCAAGCAGCGCTGCCTCGCAAGCAAGTGCCTCTTCATTCGCACAAGCATCCTCTGCTTCCCTTGCAGCCTCAAGTTCTTTCTCCAGTGCCTTCTCATCGGCCAATTCCCTCTCAGCTCTCGGCAACGTTGCTTATCAATTAGGCTTCAACGTAGCTAACACTCTCGGTATCGGCAACGCTCCAGGCCTCGGTAATGCCTTATCTCAAGCTGTCTCTTCAGTCGGCGTTGGAGCCAGTTCCAGCACGTACGCTAATGCCGTTTCCAATGCAGTTGGACAATTCTTAGCCGGTCAGGGTATTTTGAACGCGGCCAATGCAGGTTCCCTTGCCTCCTCCTTTGCCAGTGCTCTCTCAGCATCCGCAGCTTCCGTCGCATCCTCTGCAGCTGCGCAATCAGCATCCCAGAGTCAAGCAGCTGCCTCGGCATTCAGTCGAGCGGCGTCGCAGAGCGCCAGCCAGAGTGCTGCCCGATCCGGTGCTCAGAGCTcttccaccaccaccaccacatcCGCCTCCGGAAGTCAAGCCGCAAGCCAGTCCGCAAGCAGCGCTGCCTCGCAAGCAAGTGCCTCTTCATTCGCACAAGCATCCTCTGCTTCCCTTGCAGCCTCAAGTTCTTTCTCCAGTGCCTTCTCTTCGGCCAATTCCCTCTCAGCTCTCGGCAACGTTGCTTATCAATTAGGCTTCAACGTAGCTAACACTCTCGGTATCGGCAACGCTCCAGGCCTCGGTAATGCCTTATCTCAAGCTGTCTCTTCAGTCGGCGTTGGAGCCAGTTCCAGCACGTACGCTAATGCCGTTTCCAATGCAGTTGGACAATTCTTAGCCGGTCAGGGTATTTTGAACGCTGGCAATGCAGGTTCTCTTGCCTCTTCCTTTGCCAATGCTCTGTCAAATTCTGCTCTTTCAGTTGGCAGTCGCGTCAGTTCTCCTTCTTATGTCGCCTTAAGTCCTATTGCAGCGGGTCCCAATTTTATTTCCACTGGCCTTAATGTCGGTGTTGCTTCGGTCGGCAGGCCTTTTGCCTCCCTTAGTCAATCGTTGCCCACGAGCTTTCAAACTGCTTTAGCTCCTATAGTTTCTTCTTCAGGCTTAGGCTCATCTGCTGCCACTGCCAGGGTGAGTAGTTTAGCCAACTCCATTGCTTCTGCGATTTCTTCATCTGGAGGTTCCCTCAGTGTTCCAACCTTCTTGAATCTTCTCTCATCCGTTGGGGCCCAAGTTAGTAGTAGCAGTTCTTTGAGTTCTTCGGAAGTTACAACCCAAGTTTTACTTGAAGCTATTGCGGCGCTCTTGCAAGTTATCAACGGGGCTCAAATAGCttcagttaatttttcaaatgtttcgaATGTAAACCGAGCACTTGTAGATTCTCTTGTAGGTCCAtttgcttaa